A window of the Polaribacter batillariae genome harbors these coding sequences:
- a CDS encoding M56 family metallopeptidase, with translation MLSTPILSFLLPLVKIPTFKKAVPQEFIIYLPEIVLSPQKVIQEASWYQSINYIDVFLGIGFIVFSIFFIAKLLQIIHLIKTHKLIKKEGFTLVIIANKTKAFSFFNYIFLGEEIPETQRPQIIAHELVHSKQKHSLDLLFFEFLKIAMWFNPIIFLYQKRIRLLHEYISDEVATKLLPKENYINHLLSNFFQVENIAFINQFYKQTFIKKRIIMITKKQSNKINQLKYLLLIPVLISMLFYTSCSDSPEIIENETLENLSSDLEVERLLRENQLLKDSLIKIKKQVEIRSNLKRFSKNNMLENYKNFTNKEEISFMKIDKAPTFPGCESGDKNCFSKMVQKHFSKNFDAKLPNQLNLSSGRKRIFIMFKIDKDGNVVEVKARAPHEKIKEEVLRVMQSLPKMIPGEQDGKPVAVKYSIPFVIAVEGNNKN, from the coding sequence TTGTTAAGTACACCAATTTTATCCTTTTTATTGCCATTGGTAAAAATACCCACCTTTAAAAAAGCAGTTCCGCAAGAATTTATTATTTATTTACCAGAAATAGTTTTATCTCCGCAGAAAGTAATTCAAGAAGCTTCTTGGTACCAAAGTATTAATTACATAGATGTTTTTTTGGGTATTGGTTTTATTGTTTTTAGCATTTTTTTTATCGCTAAATTATTACAAATTATACATCTTATAAAAACTCATAAATTAATTAAAAAAGAAGGATTTACCTTGGTTATCATTGCTAATAAAACCAAAGCTTTTTCCTTTTTTAATTATATTTTTTTAGGGGAAGAAATTCCAGAAACTCAACGACCTCAAATTATAGCCCACGAATTAGTGCACAGCAAGCAGAAACATTCTTTAGACTTATTGTTTTTCGAATTTTTAAAAATTGCAATGTGGTTTAATCCAATAATTTTTTTATATCAGAAAAGAATAAGGCTTTTACATGAATACATTTCAGACGAAGTTGCCACCAAATTACTGCCAAAAGAAAATTACATTAACCATTTATTATCGAACTTTTTTCAAGTTGAAAACATTGCGTTTATCAACCAATTTTACAAACAAACATTTATAAAAAAAAGAATTATTATGATCACAAAGAAACAGTCAAACAAAATAAATCAACTAAAATATTTATTATTAATTCCTGTATTAATAAGCATGCTTTTTTATACTTCGTGTTCTGATTCTCCAGAAATTATCGAAAATGAAACTTTAGAAAATTTATCTTCAGACTTAGAAGTTGAAAGATTATTAAGAGAGAATCAATTATTAAAAGATTCATTAATCAAAATTAAAAAACAAGTAGAAATTCGATCTAATTTAAAACGTTTTTCAAAAAATAACATGTTAGAAAATTATAAAAATTTTACTAATAAAGAAGAAATTTCTTTTATGAAAATTGATAAAGCACCTACTTTTCCAGGTTGTGAGTCTGGAGATAAAAACTGTTTTTCTAAAATGGTACAAAAACATTTTAGCAAAAACTTTGATGCGAAATTGCCTAATCAACTAAATTTAAGTTCAGGAAGAAAAAGAATTTTTATCATGTTTAAAATAGATAAAGATGGAAATGTGGTAGAGGTAAAGGCGAGAGCTCCACACGAAAAAATAAAAGAAGAAGTGCTAAGAGTTATGCAATCTTTACCAAAAATGATTCCAGGAGAACAAGATGGTAAACCAGTGGCTGTTAAATATTCCATACCTTTTGTTATTGCAGTTGAAGGAAATAATAAAAATTAG